Proteins encoded in a region of the Paenibacillus sp. E222 genome:
- a CDS encoding AbrB/MazE/SpoVT family DNA-binding domain-containing protein, translated as MEHQSNERRGIAMTTATLSKWGNSSAIRIPNQLLKRLNLEEGSEIEILVTEDNELLLRPKTKPVESNEELRNHLKTLLSKVKQDTRHEEIDFGTEGNELL; from the coding sequence TTGGAGCATCAATCAAACGAAAGGCGTGGGATTGCCATGACTACAGCCACACTTAGCAAATGGGGAAATAGCAGTGCAATTCGCATTCCTAACCAATTGCTTAAACGTCTTAATCTGGAAGAAGGCTCGGAAATTGAGATTTTGGTGACAGAAGATAATGAATTGTTGTTGCGTCCAAAAACCAAGCCTGTAGAGTCCAATGAGGAACTACGTAACCATCTAAAGACTTTGCTCTCTAAAGTGAAACAGGATACAAGACATGAAGAAATAGACTTTGGCACTGAAGGGAACGAGTTACTTTGA
- a CDS encoding GNAT family N-acetyltransferase: MRNVNDENFRVTTEKMIEDGNYKTFVALFENDVVGFVTIVQALSVGVTIGYLHIQALAVKKEFQHHGVGTKLLRHTENYAKELGISSIILCSGFKRTDAHAFYEHNGYDKDSYCFDKIINLD; encoded by the coding sequence ATTCGCAATGTTAATGATGAAAACTTTCGAGTTACTACAGAAAAAATGATTGAGGACGGGAATTACAAAACATTTGTTGCATTATTTGAAAATGATGTGGTTGGTTTTGTAACGATAGTTCAGGCATTATCTGTAGGGGTAACGATTGGTTATTTACATATACAAGCTCTGGCCGTAAAAAAGGAATTTCAGCATCATGGCGTAGGCACAAAACTATTAAGACATACTGAAAATTATGCTAAAGAACTCGGAATATCTAGTATTATTTTGTGCAGCGGATTCAAGCGAACCGACGCTCATGCTTTCTATGAGCATAATGGGTATGACAAAGATTCATACTGCTTTGATAAGATTATTAATCTTGACTAA
- a CDS encoding ClbS/DfsB family four-helix bundle protein, translating to MTQNEKETLLLNSDMNFKSMLAIIESVPRSKRSSSVETEERDKNFRDVLMHLYEWHAMLERWYREGMDGDIPFMPAAGYKWSAIKILNMKICEKYQDVTLNQAIKKLKLSHERVMELIKLHTNEEIMTKKYYKWTKTSNLYSYFAANTSNHYIWAIQKCEAIAKSI from the coding sequence TAAATCAATGCTTGCAATAATCGAATCTGTACCCAGAAGCAAAAGGAGTAGTTCTGTTGAAACTGAGGAGAGAGATAAGAATTTTCGGGATGTATTGATGCATCTATATGAATGGCATGCCATGCTTGAGAGGTGGTATAGAGAAGGTATGGACGGTGATATTCCTTTTATGCCGGCAGCTGGTTATAAATGGAGTGCGATTAAAATACTTAATATGAAAATATGCGAAAAATATCAAGATGTAACATTGAATCAAGCTATAAAAAAATTGAAATTAAGCCATGAAAGAGTGATGGAATTAATTAAATTACATACAAATGAAGAAATCATGACAAAGAAATACTATAAATGGACCAAAACAAGTAATTTATACAGCTATTTTGCAGCAAACACTTCAAATCATTACATTTGGGCTATACAAAAATGCGAAGCTATCGCAAAGTCCATATAA
- a CDS encoding GNAT family N-acetyltransferase — MTITSIIEQIRIIEYDPSYAAALADMWNRSNESWGGGTNQRTEDTVRREMETSSNLHVFLAVHEKEVVGFCSFAHYRYDENALYVPLLNVRPDYHGYKVGRNLILNAVRKTVEAGWPRLDLFTWAGNTKAVPMYKKCGFFWEKKDDNVHLMNFIPTILQTEALAPYLEELDWYADSTRELLIEPDGRRERGFDFFDYSWQKGDISLRAEFEKSGRGLTALETPDYEISTEIDDHDLVFGSAYKVRYRITNRSASELKFEIKGQDNKNIRFALDAARAVAPGETVIVEGEFHLDPVQEEQSQNKTHPVVTSTWLIGGRKAEFRMGVAPKFPAKINTVLPVRELYTGTPAELYLNVENNFDAEAEFTFDLPEEEFLEWAERSVRFTVPAKGKASVPVAFTLRSYGLYSREVEVTAVPTDRQAVSFTTKLSVLMKGTQGRYGGENGEQWVAVNGAFSLHMSKQENNMWIEYPGSVHTFWWTYPKLGKPFAEEFSKKQAKEVNIYPEGENQVLEALYESEDFPGIEIKTVVKLFANGIAEFHHEIGNKRSAELEENMFLMTNFGFFGNRLILPYQGRYVDMGDAYSGDPSHWDSAQITENWLFCKEEYGACGIYWDPSLKLLRPEHTLGLQHELGRIPAGAVVQTKATVFALNTFAKWQDFRSFAQKRHSPVVPKLDNHLELALGGGNPFAQDVLTAELIERKMVPLAGNLELYVQNGGTPEHVAADMELNREQDLRSAKLEFSPEEKDSTEEREFGWKVRAVYRGEDRIHERTALWYPQTGTAVDCVIEEGPAGPVYTVSNGVLSMAAAPGFGSVVHSLKYQGQEWLDSTYPEAAPRSWWNPWYGGLGVGIPGMNGFSRQLEQRSAVWTERKDEFGNVWKGIQLTTRIEKHEANRGITLQQHYLMLPGVPVLCELHSVTNESGLALDYSLAEEHFFKPSPVFADGWLEHPEQGRYPLGKVDGYFQAKGFLRMGAVSRKDMLHAVNRYPNQNAGGFVNNVVLGHNVYQNLPLLNGETVWTEPTYLILGQMPLNPEDVRGLLQLDFATSKGKKEA; from the coding sequence ATGACTATAACTTCGATTATCGAACAAATCCGCATTATCGAATACGATCCCTCCTACGCTGCCGCACTTGCTGATATGTGGAACCGCAGCAATGAAAGTTGGGGAGGTGGCACCAACCAGAGAACGGAGGATACCGTTCGCCGGGAGATGGAGACTTCGTCCAATCTTCATGTATTTCTGGCCGTTCATGAGAAAGAGGTTGTTGGCTTCTGCAGTTTTGCCCACTACCGCTATGACGAGAATGCCCTGTATGTGCCGCTTTTGAATGTTCGTCCCGATTATCATGGCTATAAGGTCGGACGTAATCTGATCCTGAATGCCGTTCGCAAGACCGTGGAAGCGGGATGGCCTCGCCTGGATCTGTTCACTTGGGCAGGTAACACCAAGGCTGTACCGATGTACAAGAAATGCGGATTCTTCTGGGAGAAAAAAGATGATAATGTGCATCTGATGAACTTCATCCCGACCATCTTGCAGACGGAAGCGCTTGCTCCTTATTTGGAGGAGCTGGATTGGTACGCAGACAGCACCCGCGAACTCCTCATCGAGCCGGATGGCCGACGGGAGCGTGGTTTCGATTTCTTTGATTATTCCTGGCAAAAGGGAGATATCTCCTTGCGAGCCGAATTCGAGAAATCGGGTCGCGGGCTGACAGCTCTCGAAACACCGGATTACGAGATTTCCACAGAGATCGACGATCATGATCTCGTATTTGGTTCCGCATACAAGGTTCGCTACCGGATCACGAACCGTTCAGCATCCGAGCTGAAGTTCGAGATCAAGGGTCAGGACAACAAAAATATTCGTTTTGCGCTGGACGCTGCAAGAGCGGTTGCTCCGGGAGAAACGGTAATCGTGGAGGGCGAATTCCATCTTGATCCTGTTCAAGAGGAGCAAAGTCAGAATAAGACCCATCCCGTTGTCACAAGCACATGGCTGATCGGTGGCAGAAAAGCCGAGTTTCGTATGGGGGTTGCCCCGAAATTCCCGGCCAAGATCAACACGGTGTTGCCCGTAAGAGAGCTCTATACAGGCACTCCTGCTGAGTTATACCTGAATGTGGAGAATAATTTTGATGCCGAAGCAGAGTTCACTTTTGACCTGCCAGAAGAAGAATTCCTGGAGTGGGCAGAACGTTCGGTGCGCTTCACGGTTCCTGCAAAAGGGAAAGCCTCTGTACCGGTAGCCTTTACCTTGCGTTCGTATGGTCTCTATTCGCGAGAAGTAGAGGTAACGGCTGTTCCGACGGATAGACAAGCGGTATCTTTTACAACCAAGCTGTCTGTTCTAATGAAGGGAACACAAGGACGTTATGGTGGGGAAAACGGGGAACAGTGGGTGGCCGTGAACGGTGCATTCTCCCTCCATATGAGCAAGCAAGAGAACAACATGTGGATTGAATACCCTGGCTCGGTTCACACGTTCTGGTGGACCTATCCGAAGCTGGGTAAGCCATTTGCAGAAGAGTTTTCCAAGAAACAAGCCAAGGAAGTCAACATCTATCCGGAGGGAGAAAACCAGGTTCTCGAAGCACTGTATGAATCGGAAGACTTCCCTGGTATAGAGATCAAGACCGTCGTCAAGCTGTTTGCCAACGGAATTGCGGAATTCCACCATGAAATTGGGAATAAGCGCAGTGCGGAACTGGAAGAGAATATGTTCTTGATGACGAACTTTGGTTTCTTCGGCAATCGGCTTATTCTCCCTTACCAAGGCCGTTATGTAGATATGGGCGATGCGTACTCTGGCGATCCGAGCCACTGGGACAGCGCCCAAATTACAGAGAACTGGTTGTTCTGTAAGGAAGAGTACGGTGCTTGCGGTATCTATTGGGACCCTTCCCTGAAGCTGCTTCGTCCGGAACACACGCTGGGGTTACAGCATGAGCTAGGCCGTATTCCAGCAGGAGCCGTTGTGCAAACGAAGGCGACCGTATTTGCTCTGAATACCTTTGCCAAATGGCAGGATTTCCGATCTTTCGCCCAAAAACGGCATAGCCCGGTTGTACCGAAGCTGGACAACCATCTTGAGCTGGCATTGGGTGGTGGCAATCCGTTCGCCCAGGATGTGCTGACAGCAGAACTGATTGAACGGAAAATGGTTCCGCTCGCTGGAAACCTGGAACTGTACGTGCAGAATGGTGGCACACCAGAGCACGTAGCTGCTGATATGGAATTAAATCGAGAGCAGGACCTGCGCTCCGCTAAATTGGAATTCTCCCCTGAGGAAAAGGATTCGACAGAAGAACGTGAATTTGGCTGGAAGGTTCGGGCCGTATATCGAGGAGAGGATCGGATTCATGAACGTACCGCCCTCTGGTATCCTCAGACAGGAACAGCCGTTGATTGCGTGATTGAAGAAGGTCCAGCAGGCCCTGTGTACACGGTGAGCAACGGAGTTCTTTCGATGGCAGCTGCCCCCGGCTTCGGAAGTGTCGTGCATTCCTTGAAGTACCAGGGTCAAGAATGGCTGGACAGCACGTATCCGGAAGCAGCCCCGCGTTCCTGGTGGAATCCGTGGTACGGCGGACTTGGTGTAGGTATCCCAGGTATGAACGGTTTCAGCCGTCAGTTGGAACAAAGAAGCGCGGTATGGACGGAGCGAAAGGATGAATTCGGTAACGTCTGGAAAGGAATTCAGCTCACGACCCGTATCGAGAAGCATGAAGCGAATCGGGGAATCACCTTACAGCAGCATTACCTTATGCTGCCCGGCGTTCCTGTTCTTTGTGAGCTGCACTCGGTTACGAACGAAAGTGGATTGGCGCTGGATTACTCGCTAGCCGAGGAACATTTCTTCAAACCCTCGCCTGTCTTTGCTGATGGTTGGCTGGAACACCCCGAGCAAGGGCGGTACCCTCTCGGAAAGGTAGACGGATATTTTCAGGCCAAGGGTTTCTTGCGAATGGGTGCAGTTTCGCGTAAAGACATGCTGCATGCAGTGAATCGTTACCCTAATCAGAACGCTGGGGGGTTTGTGAACAATGTGGTGCTTGGTCACAATGTGTATCAAAATCTGCCACTGCTGAACGGGGAAACAGTCTGGACAGAGCCGACCTATCTAATCTTGGGGCAAATGCCTCTGAATCCAGAGGATGTACGCGGCCTTCTGCAGCTAGACTTTGCAACTTCAAAAGGTAAAAAGGAGGCTTAA
- a CDS encoding methyl-accepting chemotaxis protein produces MVFAKARERMINMSFRVKLPLMISLLVTLVLAVTAVLSYTVAAVITLDKSKDEIKATSDRIGAGLFTSLTLEEQSTFLITKHRTFQDLLEIRNSEGQNDDVFFSENSELADKANGILADSLAGMEGNSVLILLDRNGVVVAANNPEVVGGERAGRAYFQQAMQGQNVISEGIVSESLGTLGTVFAMPIYNDNNEVEGVLASTASTSFFVDQLQNININEEGKVIILDRVGTVMFNSADEKMAGQKLESNEYQSLIDLPSNKQLQQGDVSTEDKVVFYSKIPRSDWTIIVEDKLSDVQKPLGAMAKQMYIVLFSAIAVSVIAGILISLLVTKPITRLTALFRQLADGDLTVQAKGKYSGEFKQLVDSFNTMAAGNQQLISSMNHSISVLKTSTTELDHSTQQTSTSIAETTTTAFEISRAMESQANDTEAIVDKFMNVGNKIENVNEMSQSVKVKADEITDAFRSNHEVIDALIAVNGQNETEVANISKITVQLAESSSGIHQITGTITEIANQTKLLALNASIEAARAGEHGRGFAVVASEIRKLAEQTTAQSEDIKRIVMQTIDHVEQNNRSVQAIEAIAEQHKSSVGQTKETFNFVTQNMNEMMDQVQAIASEIESIERDKDDVIGAAQNLSASGEEVSASVEEVTATMEEQSGMTEHLAEMVQTIDGLTKQLAEASSRFKTK; encoded by the coding sequence TTGGTATTCGCGAAGGCGAGAGAACGCATGATCAACATGTCGTTCAGAGTCAAATTGCCGCTAATGATCAGTTTACTGGTAACCCTCGTATTGGCGGTAACTGCGGTATTATCTTACACTGTAGCAGCAGTGATTACCCTCGACAAAAGCAAGGATGAGATTAAAGCAACTTCTGACCGGATTGGTGCGGGCTTGTTCACCTCATTGACGTTAGAAGAACAGTCCACATTCCTAATTACAAAACATCGCACATTCCAGGACCTGCTGGAGATTCGAAATAGCGAAGGACAGAATGATGATGTTTTTTTCTCGGAAAATAGTGAACTCGCGGATAAAGCCAATGGGATATTGGCAGACAGCCTCGCAGGGATGGAAGGCAACAGCGTTCTAATTCTCTTGGACCGGAACGGCGTTGTTGTTGCAGCGAATAATCCCGAAGTGGTCGGTGGAGAACGCGCCGGCCGTGCGTATTTTCAACAGGCAATGCAAGGACAGAATGTCATCAGTGAGGGTATAGTCTCTGAATCTTTGGGGACGCTGGGAACCGTCTTTGCAATGCCAATCTACAATGATAACAATGAAGTGGAAGGCGTGCTCGCGTCTACTGCCTCGACTTCATTTTTCGTTGACCAGCTTCAGAACATCAACATTAATGAAGAGGGGAAAGTCATTATTCTGGACCGCGTAGGTACAGTGATGTTCAATTCGGCGGATGAGAAGATGGCGGGGCAGAAGCTTGAGTCTAATGAATATCAGTCCCTGATTGATCTGCCCTCTAACAAGCAGTTGCAGCAAGGCGATGTTAGCACAGAGGACAAAGTCGTCTTTTATTCCAAAATTCCAAGATCGGATTGGACCATCATTGTTGAAGATAAACTAAGTGATGTGCAGAAGCCGTTAGGGGCAATGGCGAAACAGATGTATATCGTCCTGTTCAGCGCGATAGCGGTGTCTGTCATTGCAGGAATACTGATCTCTTTGCTAGTTACCAAACCCATTACAAGACTGACAGCATTGTTCAGACAACTTGCAGACGGGGATTTGACGGTGCAGGCTAAGGGCAAATATAGCGGAGAATTCAAACAACTGGTGGACAGCTTTAATACGATGGCGGCGGGCAACCAACAACTGATTTCCAGCATGAACCATTCCATCAGTGTGCTGAAAACAAGTACAACCGAACTGGATCATTCCACCCAGCAGACCTCGACTTCTATTGCCGAAACCACGACAACGGCGTTTGAAATTTCACGAGCCATGGAGTCGCAGGCCAATGATACGGAAGCGATCGTGGATAAGTTCATGAATGTGGGCAATAAAATTGAGAACGTCAATGAGATGTCACAGTCGGTGAAGGTCAAGGCAGATGAAATCACGGATGCATTCAGGAGCAACCATGAGGTCATTGATGCGTTGATTGCGGTAAACGGACAGAATGAGACCGAAGTAGCCAACATTTCCAAAATCACAGTACAGCTCGCTGAAAGTTCCTCCGGCATTCACCAAATTACAGGTACGATAACCGAGATTGCGAATCAGACGAAACTGCTTGCACTCAATGCCTCCATTGAAGCCGCTAGGGCGGGTGAGCATGGACGTGGCTTCGCCGTCGTTGCATCGGAGATCCGCAAACTGGCGGAGCAGACTACAGCCCAATCGGAGGATATCAAGCGGATTGTGATGCAGACGATTGATCATGTCGAGCAGAATAACCGGAGTGTACAAGCCATTGAGGCGATTGCTGAACAGCATAAGAGCAGTGTAGGCCAGACCAAGGAAACGTTCAATTTTGTTACCCAAAATATGAATGAAATGATGGACCAGGTTCAGGCCATTGCCTCCGAGATTGAATCCATTGAACGCGATAAGGATGACGTCATTGGAGCTGCGCAGAACTTGTCTGCTTCGGGTGAAGAAGTGTCCGCATCCGTGGAGGAAGTAACCGCGACGATGGAGGAACAGTCAGGCATGACCGAGCATCTGGCAGAGATGGTACAGACCATCGATGGGTTGACCAAACAGCTTGCTGAAGCATCCTCCCGGTTCAAAACAAAGTAA
- a CDS encoding helix-turn-helix domain-containing protein, whose translation MDILSTKPIILDNHCYIDIDQSILMKNGLPFSLSRLELRLLQRLAYNLDETVPLLSIYKFMWLSEENIDLHLLYVYINRVRKKIEDHPRKPRFIISVRGTGYMLRSYSSEKS comes from the coding sequence ATGGATATTTTATCGACCAAGCCCATAATCCTTGATAATCACTGTTATATTGATATCGATCAATCTATTCTCATGAAAAACGGTCTTCCTTTCTCCCTTTCCAGACTAGAACTCCGTCTTCTCCAACGTCTCGCTTATAACCTTGATGAAACAGTCCCCTTGCTTTCGATTTATAAGTTCATGTGGCTCTCAGAGGAAAATATAGATCTTCATCTGCTCTATGTATACATAAACCGAGTTCGTAAAAAAATTGAGGACCATCCAAGAAAACCTCGATTTATTATCTCTGTCAGAGGAACTGGATATATGCTGCGCTCCTATAGTTCTGAAAAATCATAA
- a CDS encoding amidohydrolase family protein: protein MSIIDIHIHLSDIDSFHRTAIDLSKVDYSAAGLKAEFDKNDVILGIGMGVTEQTKGAFPDSSSPNPMGLDLEEKVPSFLMECVGINPNHLGGEHAQDELDRIEARLQAPEVAGIKLYAGYYHHYVYDKIYTPVYELAAKYNVPVVIHTGDTYSMNGLLKYAHPLTVDELAFQQRGVNFMICHLGDPWVMDAAEVVAKNPNVYADLSGLVVGDRPHFERFMNEPLFMDHFRRALVYSDHYEKMLFGTDWPLAPIDLYAEFVRRLVPEQHHEKVFYENAFGLFPRIKQRIANLG from the coding sequence ATGTCGATTATTGATATTCACATTCATCTGTCGGATATCGACAGCTTTCATCGAACGGCAATAGATTTATCGAAAGTGGATTACTCTGCCGCTGGCCTCAAGGCGGAGTTTGATAAGAACGACGTGATTCTTGGCATTGGTATGGGGGTTACGGAGCAGACGAAGGGAGCATTCCCGGATTCCAGTTCTCCCAACCCGATGGGACTTGATTTGGAAGAAAAGGTTCCTTCATTCCTCATGGAATGCGTCGGCATTAATCCAAACCACCTTGGCGGTGAACACGCTCAGGACGAACTGGACCGGATTGAAGCACGATTACAAGCTCCTGAGGTAGCCGGAATTAAACTATATGCAGGGTACTATCATCACTACGTGTATGACAAAATCTACACACCAGTCTATGAACTCGCAGCCAAGTATAACGTGCCGGTGGTCATTCATACAGGGGATACGTATTCGATGAATGGATTGCTCAAGTATGCACATCCGCTGACCGTGGACGAATTAGCCTTTCAACAGCGCGGTGTGAATTTTATGATCTGTCATTTGGGTGATCCTTGGGTGATGGATGCCGCTGAAGTCGTAGCGAAGAATCCTAACGTTTACGCAGATTTGTCAGGCCTTGTTGTTGGTGATCGGCCCCATTTTGAACGATTTATGAACGAGCCCTTGTTCATGGATCATTTCCGCCGGGCGCTGGTGTATTCGGATCATTACGAGAAAATGCTGTTCGGAACCGACTGGCCGCTTGCGCCGATCGATCTGTATGCAGAATTCGTCCGCCGACTTGTGCCGGAACAGCATCATGAGAAGGTATTCTACGAGAATGCTTTTGGTTTATTTCCGCGCATTAAACAGCGAATTGCAAATCTGGGTTAA
- a CDS encoding phosphotransferase family protein, translating into MSKESITVQQLIEQTINQYVSSDAHILNMESNPIQLGLQAVELLRHHIEFLVNGVQKDISLITKKATFIERSTLSRLFSQGANVPFSRSNEPPTEDRSLICIQDVDYQTDYSHLDMDLLHNKELRALAYIHGTNMGLKKEMPWIPTVDLNHIIDMMENRWRPSWNAAIESPAFIEEFGLPIISEIEAVASSILDDLEVLIRDEHMHTMIHNDLNPGNVLVHNNEDVYFIDWEEARYGSLFFDIPLRCSHMRQVDIYREALSSHGYDIPQYKFENYFSLASRYLGIRYMSWNLGVWEQHSYAKDDLKKYMKMVTQPLFS; encoded by the coding sequence ATGAGTAAGGAATCTATCACAGTACAACAATTAATAGAACAGACCATTAATCAGTATGTATCCTCGGATGCTCACATCCTAAACATGGAAAGTAACCCTATCCAATTGGGACTCCAGGCCGTGGAATTGCTTCGACATCATATCGAATTCCTAGTAAATGGAGTACAAAAGGACATTTCTCTCATTACGAAGAAGGCTACGTTCATTGAACGCTCTACATTGTCCAGATTATTTTCACAGGGCGCCAATGTGCCCTTTAGCCGATCAAACGAACCTCCTACTGAAGATCGCAGCTTGATCTGCATTCAGGATGTGGATTACCAAACCGATTATAGCCATCTGGATATGGATCTGCTTCACAATAAAGAATTACGAGCGCTGGCTTACATACATGGAACGAATATGGGGTTAAAAAAAGAAATGCCCTGGATACCCACTGTGGATCTGAATCATATCATCGACATGATGGAAAACCGTTGGAGACCTTCGTGGAACGCCGCCATAGAAAGCCCAGCGTTCATCGAGGAATTTGGATTACCGATCATATCGGAAATTGAAGCTGTAGCCAGTAGCATCTTAGATGATCTTGAAGTTCTAATCAGAGATGAACATATGCATACGATGATCCATAATGATCTGAATCCAGGAAACGTACTGGTACATAACAATGAGGATGTCTATTTTATTGATTGGGAGGAAGCAAGGTACGGTTCCTTGTTCTTCGATATTCCTCTACGCTGTAGCCATATGAGACAAGTAGACATCTATCGGGAGGCCCTAAGTTCCCACGGATACGATATTCCACAATATAAATTCGAAAACTATTTCTCCCTGGCATCCCGATACCTCGGCATCCGCTATATGAGTTGGAACCTTGGGGTATGGGAACAACACTCATATGCAAAAGATGACTTAAAAAAGTATATGAAGATGGTAACTCAACCTTTGTTTTCCTGA
- a CDS encoding type II toxin-antitoxin system PemK/MazF family toxin, with the protein MIIPKRGDLIWLDFDPQAGHEQAGRRPAIVLSELEFNEITGFAVVCPITSQAKDYPFEVTLPEDLPFSGVVLTDQLKSLDVRQRRIQIAGHAESSSEFMKSVLRNVRSILA; encoded by the coding sequence TTGATTATTCCCAAGCGAGGCGATCTGATATGGCTTGACTTTGATCCTCAAGCGGGTCATGAGCAAGCCGGGAGACGACCGGCTATTGTTCTATCAGAACTTGAATTCAATGAAATAACGGGTTTTGCCGTTGTATGTCCCATAACGAGCCAAGCCAAGGATTATCCTTTTGAAGTTACACTACCAGAAGACCTGCCATTTTCAGGTGTTGTTTTGACGGATCAGTTGAAGAGTCTTGATGTGCGGCAACGACGTATCCAAATTGCGGGGCATGCCGAATCAAGCTCTGAATTTATGAAATCAGTTCTACGCAATGTCCGTTCTATATTGGCATAA
- the rarD gene encoding EamA family transporter RarD — MNSGLVNAIIAYIMWGVLPLYWKLFSEVPAGEILSHRVVWSFVFMGILVAAQRRWGDIKKIATSRSLLLSLAASGLLIASNWLIFIWAVNNGHVVETSLGYYLNPLLNVLLAVVFLREKPNRGQWLAIAIAGVAVLIIAIDYGRFPWVAISLAASFGLYGLAKKKIKQDASIGLFSETAVVLPVALGYWIYLAVAGKTTAWTLPAPTFIELLLSGVVTALPLLFFARAAARMSLSTLGFVQYIGPTIMLLLSIFVFKESVSPVLLVGFALIWTALVVYATASIRGTKLAKAS, encoded by the coding sequence ATGAATAGTGGGTTGGTCAACGCTATTATTGCGTATATCATGTGGGGGGTTCTCCCGCTCTATTGGAAGTTGTTTAGCGAAGTGCCGGCAGGCGAGATTCTGTCGCATCGGGTTGTGTGGTCGTTCGTTTTCATGGGTATTCTGGTCGCCGCCCAGCGACGCTGGGGTGATATAAAGAAGATTGCGACTAGCCGTTCACTTTTGCTGTCGCTCGCTGCGAGCGGACTGCTAATCGCTTCCAATTGGCTCATCTTCATCTGGGCGGTCAACAACGGCCATGTCGTCGAGACAAGTCTCGGCTATTATTTGAATCCGTTGCTGAACGTCTTGTTAGCGGTTGTCTTCCTTCGGGAGAAGCCAAATCGCGGTCAATGGCTCGCGATTGCCATTGCTGGCGTAGCGGTGCTTATCATCGCGATTGACTATGGACGGTTTCCGTGGGTCGCAATCTCGCTGGCTGCATCATTTGGCTTATACGGCCTGGCGAAGAAGAAGATCAAGCAGGACGCTTCTATAGGCTTATTCTCGGAGACGGCTGTAGTCCTGCCTGTCGCGCTCGGCTACTGGATCTATTTGGCAGTTGCGGGGAAAACGACGGCATGGACGCTGCCTGCGCCGACCTTCATCGAACTGCTTCTTTCCGGTGTAGTCACGGCGCTGCCGCTGCTCTTTTTTGCGCGAGCAGCCGCCCGGATGTCGCTGTCAACGCTCGGCTTCGTTCAATACATCGGGCCGACGATCATGCTGTTACTGAGCATATTCGTATTCAAGGAATCGGTCTCGCCGGTTCTGCTCGTTGGCTTTGCGCTCATCTGGACAGCGCTCGTCGTATACGCTACGGCATCGATTCGCGGCACGAAACTCGCGAAGGCGAGCTGA